From the Amblyraja radiata isolate CabotCenter1 chromosome 12, sAmbRad1.1.pri, whole genome shotgun sequence genome, one window contains:
- the LOC116979178 gene encoding protein shisa-1-like, which yields MGAARFGTLLLFLANRLCGVRAASGEYCHGWSDSNGSWHAGFQCPERYDGQEATLCCGSCGLRYCCSLLDNRLDQGVCDNDRDVHQEPGTQGKSASVPMYLPFLVVGSIFVAFVIVGSFIAICCCRCLKPKPEETHQEAPTQNRLLEPIPPTGIRTPSRHSTSSTTTTSTRSSMGRQNNICSMGTDAINLYMNMPTNFPIVGCHQAQQFLPSQSTGNPFLPAQYLSYGIPPDHTLVMASAYVDRTGYAQQPNNPYTTGPLNADQLMYPTVTL from the exons ATGGGGGCTGCTCGGTTTGGGACCTTGCTTCTCTTCCTCGCCAACAGGCTGTGCGGTGTTCGCGCCGCCTCGGGGGAGTATTGTCACGGCTGGTCTGACAGTAACGGCAGCTGGCACGCCGGCTTCCAGTGCCCCGAGAGGTACGACGGCCAGGAGGCCACCTTGTGCTGCGGCTCTTGCGGTCTCAGGTATTGCTGCTCGCTCCTGGACAACCGCCTGGACCAGGGCGTCTGCGACAACGACAGGGACGTCCACCAGGAGCCGGGAACCCAAGGGAAATCTGCATCAG TTCCCATGTATTTGCCGTTCCTCGTCGTCGGTTCCATTTTTGTGGCCTTCGTCATAGTTGGTTCGTTCATTGCCATTTGCTGCTGCAGGTGCTTGAAGCCAAAGCCCGAGGAGACCCATCAGGAAGCCCCCACCCAGAACCGATTGCTGGAGCCCATTCCCCCGACTGGCATCAGAACCCCTTCACGCCACTCCACCTCCAGCACCACCACCACTTCGACCCGGAGCTCGATGGGGCGGCAGAACAACATCTGTTCCATGGGCACGGATGCCATTAACCTCTACATGAACATGCCCACCAACTTCCCCATCGTGGGGTGTCACCAAGCTCAACAGTTCTTGCCTTCCCAATCCACAGGGAATCCTTTCCTACCAGCACAATATCTCAGCTATGGGATCCCTCCAGATCATACATTAGTCATGGCTTCTGCATACGTGGATAGAACAGGGTATGCACAACAGCCCAACAATCCTTATACAACTGGGCCATTAAATGCAGACCAGCTGATGTACCCAACTGTGACTCTGTAA